A window of Bacillus sp. E(2018) contains these coding sequences:
- a CDS encoding sulfite oxidase-like oxidoreductase yields MDLNKADRIKKMRVPQVDEKLENRLPPGQVETKKFPILHEGDVPVYDMKKWSLSVEGLVGKRVEFSFEDIMKMPQTTVVRDIHCVTRWSRFDNAFEGVKFTDFLKHFDVDPKAKFVMVHADYDYTTNVPLQDLLRDDVILAHSFDGKPLTEKHGFPLRLIVPHLYFWKSAKWIRKFEFLEKDQPGFWEQNGFHMYGDPFKEERFSSDEFEMPEDEWKKKEYD; encoded by the coding sequence ATGGATCTTAACAAAGCGGATCGCATAAAAAAGATGCGTGTCCCACAAGTCGATGAAAAACTAGAGAACCGCTTGCCTCCTGGGCAGGTTGAAACAAAAAAGTTCCCCATCCTTCATGAAGGAGACGTTCCTGTTTATGATATGAAAAAATGGTCGTTATCTGTAGAAGGACTCGTAGGAAAACGTGTCGAATTTAGTTTTGAAGACATCATGAAGATGCCTCAAACGACAGTAGTACGAGATATTCACTGTGTGACGAGATGGTCACGGTTCGACAATGCGTTTGAAGGTGTTAAATTTACGGACTTTTTAAAGCACTTTGATGTGGATCCAAAAGCAAAGTTCGTGATGGTCCACGCTGATTACGATTATACGACGAATGTTCCTCTCCAAGATTTGTTACGCGATGATGTTATTCTTGCGCACTCGTTTGACGGCAAGCCGTTAACGGAAAAGCACGGATTTCCGCTTCGTCTCATTGTCCCGCATCTTTATTTTTGGAAAAGCGCAAAGTGGATTCGCAAGTTCGAGTTCTTAGAGAAAGATCAGCCGGGTTTTTGGGAGCAGAACGGCTTTCATATGTATGGCGATCCGTTTAAAGAAGAACGATTTTCGAGCGATGAGTTTGAGATGCCTGAGGATGAGTGGAAAAAGAAAGAGTATGATTGA
- a CDS encoding MoxR family ATPase: MNLQLPIEIKEKLQQDAAKRLENLSNEYKELIGELGYTAPDPALIEDAVIALALGKNVLLKGPTGSGKTKLAELLSNVFGQPLHQVNASVDLDAEALLGHKTLSYSEGKQEIEFIPGPVTRAAANGHFLYIDEINIAKPETLPILNGMLDYRRTIANPFTGEVVKAQSGFNVIAAINEGYIGTVPLNEALKNRFVVIEVPYIQGDTLKEMLKNQSQQKDEEVLSKFVQLSSDLIGQAKAGHLSEDAASIRALLDAADLSVYLPAKRAIQRAIADKLEDARERALVANVAATLFA; this comes from the coding sequence ATGAATCTCCAACTTCCAATTGAAATAAAAGAAAAACTTCAGCAAGATGCAGCGAAACGACTAGAAAACTTATCAAATGAATATAAAGAATTAATTGGAGAGCTAGGATATACAGCACCTGACCCAGCGTTGATCGAGGATGCCGTGATCGCACTTGCTCTCGGAAAAAATGTACTGTTAAAAGGACCTACGGGATCTGGAAAGACAAAACTTGCCGAACTTCTTTCAAATGTGTTCGGTCAACCTTTGCATCAAGTGAACGCCTCTGTCGATCTTGATGCGGAAGCGCTTCTGGGTCATAAGACGTTAAGCTATAGCGAGGGTAAACAAGAGATCGAGTTTATTCCAGGTCCAGTTACCAGAGCTGCAGCGAACGGACACTTTCTTTATATCGATGAGATCAACATCGCCAAACCAGAAACGCTGCCGATTCTAAACGGAATGCTCGATTATCGCCGAACGATCGCTAACCCGTTCACAGGTGAAGTGGTAAAAGCGCAATCTGGCTTCAATGTAATCGCAGCGATCAACGAAGGGTACATCGGGACGGTTCCTTTAAACGAGGCATTAAAAAACCGTTTTGTCGTAATTGAAGTTCCTTACATTCAAGGCGATACGTTAAAAGAAATGCTCAAAAATCAATCTCAGCAAAAAGACGAAGAGGTACTATCCAAGTTTGTTCAACTGTCCTCTGATTTAATTGGACAAGCGAAAGCTGGCCATCTTTCTGAAGATGCAGCATCCATCCGTGCGTTGCTAGATGCAGCAGATCTTTCCGTATATCTGCCGGCGAAGCGTGCCATTCAACGCGCGATCGCAGACAAGCTAGAGGATGCACGTGAGCGCGCTCTCGTTGCTAACGTAGCCGCAACTCTGTTCGCGTAA
- a CDS encoding PadR family transcriptional regulator, giving the protein MSNTQMLKGILDGCLLAIINEGEVYGYELAEKLESYGFQQTSEGTIYPLLIRMQKEELVTTTLKKSTAGPRRKYYSLTAKGEEELQAFIERWNQLSHSVEHILQKRGSGE; this is encoded by the coding sequence ATGTCGAACACTCAGATGTTAAAAGGAATTCTCGACGGCTGTCTTTTAGCCATCATCAACGAAGGTGAAGTTTATGGCTATGAATTAGCTGAAAAGCTGGAATCATACGGCTTTCAACAGACGAGTGAAGGTACGATTTATCCATTACTCATACGCATGCAAAAAGAAGAACTTGTTACCACGACGTTAAAAAAATCAACGGCGGGTCCAAGACGCAAATATTATTCGCTTACCGCTAAGGGTGAGGAAGAACTTCAAGCATTTATTGAAAGATGGAATCAACTAAGTCATTCGGTCGAGCACATTTTACAAAAGAGAGGAAGCGGAGAATGA
- a CDS encoding YdcF family protein encodes MKKLFLTLGTLFTVYATAMLIQTTNMDMGLAVFFLLGALFLVLFLRYNSAMNLINTYKKTTLTLLVTTILFAGTLETLILTSANTDPEKVSSKIDSILVLGGGTKNNRPGAVLKGRLDQALTYAEEHPNVTFIVSGGLGFGKTTSEGSIMKHYLVENGIESNRIQIEEKATSTYENLLYTKKMIQPDDQLLIVTSDFHLFRTKMIAKRVGIEAEGLGSPLRISSVPQAHVREYMAIIKSYFTDR; translated from the coding sequence ATGAAAAAACTTTTTCTTACGCTTGGCACCCTCTTTACTGTTTACGCAACGGCCATGCTCATTCAAACGACCAACATGGATATGGGACTTGCGGTATTTTTCTTGTTAGGTGCTCTTTTTCTTGTTCTTTTCCTCCGCTACAACTCAGCTATGAACCTAATTAATACATATAAAAAAACGACGCTTACCCTTTTAGTGACAACCATCCTTTTTGCAGGAACGCTTGAAACTCTTATTCTAACGTCAGCCAACACTGATCCAGAGAAGGTATCTTCTAAAATAGATTCGATCCTCGTACTTGGTGGAGGAACGAAGAATAATCGCCCAGGTGCTGTACTGAAAGGTCGGCTAGATCAAGCGCTCACCTATGCAGAGGAACATCCAAACGTTACGTTCATCGTAAGCGGTGGTCTGGGGTTCGGTAAAACGACGAGCGAAGGATCTATCATGAAACATTATCTCGTTGAAAATGGAATTGAATCAAACCGGATACAGATTGAAGAAAAAGCAACGAGTACATACGAAAATCTTTTATATACGAAAAAGATGATTCAACCAGACGATCAGCTGCTCATTGTAACGAGTGATTTCCATCTTTTCCGAACAAAGATGATCGCAAAGCGTGTTGGCATTGAAGCGGAAGGTCTTGGCTCACCGTTGAGAATTTCTTCTGTTCCACAAGCACACGTTAGAGAATATATGGCGATCATAAAAAGTTATTTTACGGACAGATAA
- the panF gene encoding sodium/pantothenate symporter, which yields MNWDVILPLAFFLILVFLVGIYTSRHIKSGDSFLQDYFLAGRELGGFVLAMTMVATYGSASSFIGGPGAAYQLGLGWVLLAMAQLVTGYFTLAVLGKKFAIVARKINAVTLIDFLKARYESKWVVILSALSIVVFLFSAMAAQWVGGGRLIESFTGVSYTTALFIFSASVLVYVIAGGFRAVVITDAIQGVVMVIGTVIILAGTIIAGGGIENIMSELRAENPNLITPYGSDQSLTPLYVSSFWILVGVGVVGLPQISVRAMSYRNAKAMHRAMIIGTFVVGFIMLGMHLAGVFGRVVLPGIEVPDKVMPLLALEVLPGWLAGIVLAAPLAAVMSTVDSVLLLVSSAIIKDVYINYIKPDAQEQFVKKLSFGITAVVGLSVFAMAINPPDLLIWLNLFAFGGLEAAFIWPIVLGLYWKRGNANGAIASLIVGVGSYMFLHLNYPNLWGMHTVVLPIMLSLIAYIAGSFTKGVRPHTNTF from the coding sequence ATGAATTGGGATGTGATTCTTCCTTTAGCTTTCTTTTTGATTTTAGTTTTTTTAGTAGGTATTTATACATCTCGGCACATTAAAAGTGGAGATTCGTTTTTACAAGATTACTTTTTAGCAGGCAGAGAACTGGGAGGTTTTGTGCTTGCGATGACAATGGTCGCAACATATGGAAGTGCGTCGAGCTTTATCGGTGGACCTGGTGCAGCCTATCAATTGGGTCTTGGTTGGGTACTGCTCGCCATGGCGCAGCTTGTGACAGGATACTTCACATTAGCTGTACTTGGTAAAAAGTTTGCCATCGTTGCACGGAAAATCAACGCCGTAACATTGATTGATTTTCTAAAAGCCCGTTATGAAAGCAAGTGGGTTGTTATTCTATCAGCACTAAGCATTGTCGTTTTCCTATTCTCTGCGATGGCCGCTCAATGGGTCGGCGGAGGACGATTGATTGAATCGTTTACCGGTGTATCGTATACAACCGCACTTTTCATCTTTTCAGCTTCTGTCCTCGTGTATGTTATTGCAGGCGGCTTCCGAGCAGTTGTCATTACAGATGCGATACAAGGAGTCGTTATGGTGATCGGAACTGTCATCATATTGGCCGGTACGATTATTGCTGGTGGAGGCATCGAGAACATCATGAGCGAATTAAGAGCCGAGAACCCGAACCTGATCACGCCTTATGGGTCAGATCAATCGCTAACACCGCTTTACGTATCTTCATTTTGGATATTGGTCGGTGTTGGAGTAGTAGGATTGCCGCAAATTTCGGTCAGGGCGATGAGCTATCGAAATGCAAAAGCGATGCATCGAGCCATGATCATCGGAACATTCGTTGTAGGATTCATCATGTTAGGTATGCATCTGGCTGGGGTGTTCGGAAGAGTAGTGCTACCGGGAATCGAAGTGCCGGATAAAGTAATGCCACTCTTAGCGCTCGAAGTACTGCCAGGCTGGCTAGCCGGTATCGTGCTGGCCGCGCCATTAGCCGCCGTCATGTCGACCGTTGACTCCGTTCTCTTGCTCGTAAGTTCTGCAATAATTAAAGATGTGTACATCAATTACATCAAACCAGATGCCCAAGAGCAATTTGTAAAAAAATTGAGCTTTGGGATAACAGCGGTTGTCGGACTAAGTGTATTCGCTATGGCGATCAACCCGCCTGACTTGTTGATCTGGTTAAATTTGTTTGCGTTCGGAGGACTAGAAGCTGCCTTCATATGGCCAATCGTATTGGGGCTATATTGGAAAAGAGGAAACGCGAACGGAGCGATTGCCTCTCTCATCGTTGGGGTAGGATCCTATATGTTCCTTCATCTCAACTATCCAAATCTTTGGGGCATGCATACAGTAGTGCTGCCGATCATGCTATCTTTGATCGCCTACATTGCAGGGAGTTTCACAAAAGGGGTCAGACCCCATACAAATACATTCTAG
- a CDS encoding YhdT family protein: protein MKKGTDWRYRVSNREAIMGTVLAILNFIWWYAFAYGLGGRPIKEYTYILGFPAWFFYSCIMGFVVFTILVWIMVKFFFKEVPFELDEMSEKEEGDAR, encoded by the coding sequence ATGAAAAAGGGAACAGACTGGCGGTATCGAGTATCGAATAGAGAAGCGATCATGGGTACAGTGCTTGCCATTTTGAACTTTATCTGGTGGTATGCGTTCGCATATGGCCTAGGCGGACGTCCTATTAAAGAATACACATACATACTTGGATTTCCAGCATGGTTTTTTTATAGCTGCATTATGGGATTTGTTGTTTTTACCATTTTAGTTTGGATTATGGTGAAGTTTTTCTTTAAAGAGGTTCCATTCGAGCTAGATGAAATGAGCGAGAAAGAGGAGGGAGATGCACGATGA
- a CDS encoding spore coat protein, with the protein MQTGQVPAQMNHGGHEMFDVHEMLSGIVGTLNLYTLCKGHVQDPELKTMLNRHYQHITKEYNACVQAFQTGKDPAMRTESYKMAQDNDFVYGLKPAQPVKPIQSVTELNDQSVSTLILGTLKSNASLRGMATLEVTNPVLRRVLADGIPNWIEMAYELSIWQNKNHYYQVPQLNQQDMTSMLGAYAPSTQTQPPLQ; encoded by the coding sequence ATGCAGACTGGACAAGTGCCTGCCCAAATGAATCATGGTGGACATGAAATGTTTGATGTTCATGAGATGCTAAGTGGCATCGTAGGAACATTGAACCTATATACACTTTGTAAAGGGCATGTTCAGGATCCTGAGCTCAAAACGATGCTCAATCGTCATTATCAGCACATTACAAAAGAATACAACGCATGTGTCCAAGCCTTTCAGACAGGAAAAGATCCAGCTATGCGTACAGAGTCTTACAAGATGGCTCAAGATAATGATTTTGTATATGGCTTGAAACCTGCTCAACCCGTAAAACCTATTCAGAGCGTTACCGAATTAAACGATCAATCGGTATCGACTTTAATTCTAGGAACATTAAAATCGAATGCTTCATTAAGAGGGATGGCGACACTAGAAGTTACAAACCCAGTGCTCAGACGCGTGTTAGCGGATGGAATTCCAAACTGGATCGAGATGGCTTATGAACTGTCGATCTGGCAGAATAAAAATCATTATTATCAGGTTCCTCAGCTGAATCAACAAGATATGACGAGCATGCTTGGTGCATACGCTCCTTCCACTCAAACACAACCACCTCTTCAATAA
- a CDS encoding transposase: MTTRGNRREPLFYSHLDFHRYLKILSHCVKKHAVELFSYCLMTNHTHLQILCSKSPPGDFMKELNETYAMYFNKKYELTGHVFQGRYGAELIEDRSHLLDTSRYIHLNPVSADLVMYPLEYQWSSYRYYVTPSVCPFVNTSTLLEQFNHSKSQYRDYVESKITPVVEL; the protein is encoded by the coding sequence GTGACTACCCGCGGAAACCGCAGGGAACCTCTTTTTTATTCCCACTTGGATTTCCATCGCTATTTAAAGATTCTAAGTCACTGTGTTAAAAAGCATGCTGTTGAGCTCTTCTCATATTGCCTCATGACGAACCACACCCATTTACAAATTTTGTGCAGCAAGTCCCCACCTGGAGATTTCATGAAAGAACTAAATGAAACGTACGCAATGTATTTCAACAAGAAATATGAACTGACTGGTCATGTGTTTCAAGGTCGTTATGGAGCAGAATTGATCGAAGATCGGTCACATTTGTTAGACACTAGCCGCTATATTCATTTGAATCCTGTTTCTGCCGATCTGGTCATGTATCCTCTAGAATATCAATGGAGCAGTTACCGCTATTATGTAACCCCATCGGTGTGCCCTTTCGTAAACACCTCAACCCTTCTTGAACAGTTTAACCATTCGAAATCTCAATACCGAGATTATGTAGAAAGCAAAATCACCCCTGTAGTAGAGCTTTAA
- a CDS encoding methyl-accepting chemotaxis protein — MIKKSLQRQILVPFILLIVMTGVVVSGVSYLFSKKTTIENSSENTSERMHDLDETLNGFLRDNANFVSAYADSATIKLHAKGDSPDYIISKFEDYHLANEAIMNSYFISDDKEVIMYPMPASPVEDMTLTPWYQQAKKDPTKVFWTDPFIDEATDRPVVKAVQAVEYSGKVVGVTAIDIAVNDILTLMQDVKIGDTGYALLIDNSGNFMVHPDAKMLGKSATKESFYKNITKKDGTLTTKINGEERVVSYTKNDTTGWKLAGTVALSEFEEKAYVILLPIGIALLVTLFVAAIISVFVSRRITVPVNQLKNAMHEIRNGNLQASVSIQRKDEIGELASSFDDMSNQMRTLIREMAQITDHVTDASQTVVASAEENSASAQEVSTTMQQIAAGSSHQAELMDQNAKAANVLAERIGTVHAHGERIEKATKQMNQESLNGVKKVSVLKEKSLMTTEMTKEMISSIKKLDETSGSVQQIVLTISDIANQTNLLALNAAIEAARAGESGRGFAVVADEVRKLAEQTEHSLKDISTLITDMQQVTENTVGQVQEAAALILLQSEAVEETEQSFTAISTAVKGNAEALKDVIQSVDEMTMQKDVLLENASHILAITQETAAGTEEVSASAEQQSASMEQLNHLADQLEEYAEQMRNHVQRFTF, encoded by the coding sequence ATGATTAAAAAAAGTCTACAGAGGCAAATTCTTGTGCCTTTTATATTGCTCATTGTTATGACAGGAGTCGTAGTGAGTGGAGTTAGTTATCTCTTCAGCAAGAAGACTACCATTGAAAATTCATCAGAGAATACGTCTGAACGGATGCATGATTTAGATGAGACGCTCAATGGATTTTTGAGAGATAACGCAAATTTTGTATCGGCTTATGCAGATTCCGCTACAATCAAGCTTCATGCAAAGGGAGATAGCCCGGATTATATTATTTCTAAGTTTGAAGACTATCATCTAGCAAACGAAGCGATCATGAACAGCTATTTTATTTCAGATGATAAGGAAGTAATCATGTATCCGATGCCTGCATCACCGGTTGAGGACATGACATTAACACCGTGGTATCAACAGGCTAAAAAGGATCCAACTAAAGTATTCTGGACAGATCCTTTCATCGATGAAGCGACAGATCGTCCGGTTGTAAAAGCTGTACAAGCCGTTGAGTACAGCGGAAAAGTCGTGGGTGTAACGGCGATTGACATCGCTGTAAATGACATCTTAACGCTCATGCAGGATGTGAAAATCGGGGATACCGGTTATGCTCTTCTCATCGATAACTCGGGGAATTTTATGGTTCATCCTGATGCAAAGATGCTGGGGAAAAGCGCAACAAAAGAATCGTTTTATAAAAATATTACGAAAAAAGATGGAACGTTAACTACAAAGATCAACGGTGAAGAGAGAGTAGTCAGCTATACGAAAAACGATACAACCGGTTGGAAACTAGCCGGAACTGTCGCACTTAGTGAATTTGAGGAAAAGGCTTATGTGATTCTTTTACCGATCGGAATTGCTTTACTCGTCACTCTTTTCGTGGCAGCTATTATCTCTGTGTTTGTTTCAAGGAGAATCACAGTACCGGTAAACCAACTGAAGAACGCGATGCACGAAATCAGAAATGGAAATCTACAGGCAAGCGTCTCTATACAAAGAAAAGATGAGATTGGTGAACTGGCTTCAAGCTTTGATGATATGTCTAACCAGATGCGAACGTTAATCAGAGAGATGGCTCAGATTACCGATCATGTGACGGATGCGTCTCAAACGGTTGTTGCGAGTGCAGAAGAAAATTCAGCATCTGCACAAGAAGTTTCAACAACGATGCAACAGATTGCAGCCGGCTCTTCTCATCAAGCAGAATTGATGGATCAGAACGCAAAAGCGGCCAATGTACTGGCTGAGCGTATCGGTACCGTCCATGCACATGGCGAAAGAATCGAAAAAGCAACAAAACAAATGAATCAAGAATCGTTGAACGGTGTAAAAAAGGTAAGTGTGCTTAAAGAGAAGTCTCTGATGACAACAGAAATGACGAAAGAGATGATTTCTTCAATTAAAAAACTTGATGAAACATCTGGAAGCGTTCAACAGATCGTTCTAACGATCAGCGATATCGCCAACCAAACAAATTTATTAGCATTAAACGCAGCAATCGAGGCAGCTAGAGCGGGAGAATCCGGAAGAGGCTTTGCGGTCGTTGCGGATGAAGTAAGAAAACTGGCAGAGCAGACTGAGCATTCCTTAAAAGATATCAGTACATTGATTACGGATATGCAGCAAGTAACTGAAAACACTGTTGGACAAGTTCAAGAAGCTGCAGCTCTCATACTTTTACAAAGCGAAGCAGTGGAAGAGACAGAACAGAGCTTTACTGCGATCTCTACTGCAGTTAAAGGGAATGCAGAAGCATTAAAAGACGTGATTCAGTCCGTTGACGAAATGACGATGCAAAAGGATGTTCTCCTTGAGAATGCGTCGCATATCTTGGCGATCACGCAAGAAACAGCGGCTGGAACAGAGGAAGTATCCGCATCGGCAGAACAGCAATCAGCATCGATGGAGCAGTTGAATCATCTAGCCGATCAGCTCGAAGAGTACGCTGAACAAATGCGCAACCACGTCCAGCGGTTCACATTCTAG
- a CDS encoding aspartyl-phosphate phosphatase Spo0E family protein: MSRSNALVLTTEIDAIRTTMYEVSKKVNSLADPLLVQLSQILDEKLNKLDQIKNCA; the protein is encoded by the coding sequence ATGAGCCGAAGCAATGCTCTTGTCTTAACTACAGAGATAGACGCCATTCGCACGACCATGTATGAGGTAAGTAAAAAGGTTAATAGTCTTGCAGATCCGCTTCTTGTTCAACTAAGCCAGATATTAGACGAAAAACTAAACAAACTTGACCAAATTAAAAATTGCGCTTAA
- a CDS encoding nucleoside hydrolase, with product MGQKVLFFGDAGIDDTIALAYAFFSNEIDIVGVVADYGNVSREQTVSNVKFIAKTFNFPENVRVIGGAEVPMTGEKPMFYPDVHGVYGLGPIDPGISEGFIENFFEIVNLIEQYQDELIIVNAGRLTSLATMFILFQSLMKKVKAYYIMGGAFWVPGNVTPVSEANFYGDPIAVRIVLTYAKNVTIIPLNVTDRAVVTPEMVNYIDYKGKMPILKPMLDFYYNFYKSRNPDILGSPVHDAITLMACIREDMFTYKSLPVHIVLQDGNTARGQSITDVRPYAQFDDEEKRHRIAFDFDYGYFFRDFMSIMTGENFS from the coding sequence ATGGGACAAAAAGTTCTGTTCTTTGGTGACGCTGGAATCGACGATACAATTGCTTTAGCTTATGCATTTTTTAGCAATGAGATAGATATTGTTGGTGTTGTGGCGGACTATGGCAACGTATCGCGAGAACAAACGGTATCGAATGTGAAATTTATTGCTAAAACCTTTAACTTTCCGGAAAATGTTAGAGTGATTGGCGGAGCAGAAGTGCCGATGACAGGAGAAAAACCAATGTTTTATCCAGACGTGCACGGTGTTTACGGATTGGGTCCGATCGATCCAGGTATATCTGAAGGATTTATAGAAAACTTTTTTGAAATTGTAAATCTGATCGAACAGTATCAAGATGAACTGATTATCGTGAATGCTGGCAGGCTGACTTCTCTTGCTACGATGTTTATTTTGTTTCAGTCGCTTATGAAAAAAGTAAAAGCCTACTATATTATGGGCGGAGCATTCTGGGTGCCAGGAAACGTAACACCAGTGTCTGAAGCGAATTTTTATGGAGACCCCATCGCGGTTAGAATCGTGTTAACGTACGCCAAAAACGTGACTATCATTCCGTTGAATGTTACCGATCGGGCCGTTGTTACTCCTGAGATGGTGAATTATATTGATTACAAAGGTAAAATGCCCATCTTAAAACCGATGCTCGACTTTTATTACAACTTTTACAAAAGCAGAAACCCTGATATCCTCGGAAGTCCTGTTCATGATGCGATTACGTTGATGGCTTGCATAAGAGAAGATATGTTCACCTATAAGTCGCTACCCGTACATATCGTGCTACAAGACGGCAATACGGCGAGAGGTCAGAGCATTACAGATGTTCGGCCGTATGCACAGTTTGACGACGAAGAAAAAAGACATCGCATCGCGTTTGATTTTGATTATGGGTATTTTTTCAGAGATTTTATGAGCATCATGACAGGGGAGAACTTTTCGTAG
- a CDS encoding thiol-disulfide oxidoreductase DCC family protein, whose amino-acid sequence MKSAEDVIQAVLLFDGVCNLCNGSVQFILKHEKSEKLKFAAIQSEAGRALLSQYNIDPERTNSVILVIDGVVYTESDAVAKVAEFLRFPYNLGRYMKVVPRQIRNVFYKKVASNRYKWFGQKESCMIPTPDLRNRFLQ is encoded by the coding sequence GTGAAAAGTGCTGAAGATGTCATTCAGGCTGTGCTTCTTTTTGATGGAGTATGTAATCTTTGTAATGGAAGCGTGCAATTTATATTGAAACATGAAAAAAGTGAGAAGTTAAAGTTCGCAGCTATACAATCAGAAGCCGGACGAGCATTATTATCGCAGTACAACATAGATCCTGAACGAACAAATTCCGTTATTTTGGTCATTGACGGAGTGGTATATACAGAATCAGATGCTGTAGCAAAAGTAGCGGAGTTTTTAAGATTTCCATACAACCTAGGAAGGTATATGAAAGTTGTACCTCGGCAGATTCGTAATGTTTTCTATAAAAAAGTCGCGAGTAATCGGTATAAATGGTTCGGACAAAAAGAGAGTTGTATGATTCCAACACCTGACCTTCGAAATAGGTTTCTGCAATAG
- a CDS encoding DUF975 family protein has translation MNNKDIKQQARLQLKGQWGTAAFFTLLFSSVYYFIPLIIEINLSGGWSAWLNQPADELNGPTSSTFIITLVLLPLYIGYLWTFLSVIRTGERINISSLFQAFSEISTYVKILGAYLVMMVYLILWSLLLLVPGIIKAFSYSQTYFVLKDHPGIGINAAIKKSRQLMDGYKWKFFVLQLSFLGWGILCVLSLGIGFFWLAPYMSASYAAFYNDRANEYQAE, from the coding sequence ATGAATAATAAAGATATCAAACAACAAGCTCGTCTTCAGCTAAAAGGACAATGGGGCACTGCCGCGTTTTTTACGTTGTTGTTCTCGAGCGTCTATTACTTCATCCCGCTAATTATTGAAATAAATTTAAGTGGTGGTTGGAGCGCATGGTTGAACCAACCCGCAGACGAACTTAACGGACCGACGTCCAGCACGTTCATCATTACACTTGTTTTATTGCCATTATATATTGGATATTTGTGGACTTTTTTATCAGTGATTCGAACAGGTGAGAGAATCAACATTTCAAGCCTATTCCAAGCGTTTTCTGAGATTAGTACGTATGTAAAAATACTAGGTGCCTATCTCGTGATGATGGTGTACTTGATTCTGTGGTCTCTTCTCCTTTTGGTCCCTGGAATCATTAAAGCGTTCAGTTATTCGCAAACGTACTTTGTTCTAAAAGATCATCCTGGTATCGGGATCAACGCTGCGATTAAGAAAAGCCGGCAGTTGATGGACGGCTACAAATGGAAATTTTTCGTTTTACAATTAAGCTTTCTAGGCTGGGGGATTCTTTGTGTTTTATCACTCGGTATTGGTTTCTTCTGGCTGGCTCCTTACATGAGCGCTTCGTATGCTGCGTTTTACAACGATCGCGCTAACGAGTATCAAGCAGAATAA
- a CDS encoding DUF4183 domain-containing protein, translated as MFHKPNHMYGKRKTLFDRCYSQHQTNKTLFPNKFCRSSASYCTCCDCSSCEADDYYYFSCPAPVPFPPFPPVPPSPRLLRVETYQYTTVSDGIKRIYTNDDRYLEYESTEILNPNTVSYINLFVNGMLQPSSFYEVEEGRLTLLPSAGPVPDQGIPLILQFIKIINSG; from the coding sequence TTGTTCCATAAACCAAATCATATGTATGGTAAAAGAAAAACCTTGTTTGACCGCTGCTACTCACAACATCAAACGAACAAAACGCTTTTCCCGAACAAGTTTTGTCGTTCGTCAGCATCCTATTGTACTTGTTGCGACTGTTCATCATGTGAAGCAGACGATTATTATTATTTCTCATGTCCTGCACCTGTCCCGTTTCCACCATTTCCGCCTGTACCACCATCACCAAGGCTACTCCGTGTAGAGACATATCAATACACGACCGTTTCAGATGGGATCAAAAGAATATATACAAACGATGATCGATATCTTGAGTATGAAAGCACAGAGATTTTGAATCCAAATACCGTCTCCTATATAAACCTATTTGTCAACGGCATGCTGCAGCCGTCTTCTTTTTATGAAGTGGAAGAAGGGAGACTGACTCTTCTCCCATCAGCGGGTCCTGTTCCAGACCAAGGCATTCCGCTCATCCTTCAGTTCATAAAAATTATAAACAGCGGCTAA
- a CDS encoding DUF4183 domain-containing protein, translating to MPIIKPYFNVNASRFASTIASGTGTGATFEIAATAFTDDTGAPATAFPTTYSYYNLYINGMIQTDDTSTVTTAEITIPNGDTLAGQTPVIIEFVTT from the coding sequence ATGCCAATCATTAAACCGTACTTCAATGTGAACGCGAGCAGATTCGCTTCAACCATCGCAAGTGGTACTGGAACGGGTGCGACATTTGAAATTGCAGCTACTGCTTTTACAGACGACACAGGTGCACCTGCTACAGCCTTCCCTACGACATATTCTTACTATAACTTATACATTAACGGCATGATTCAGACGGACGATACATCAACTGTAACGACAGCTGAGATTACCATTCCGAACGGTGATACACTTGCTGGTCAGACACCCGTAATTATAGAATTTGTGACGACTTAA